A genomic window from Sulfurospirillum multivorans DSM 12446 includes:
- a CDS encoding transposase: MSILPNFSFKNASSGLSKMLLRIVNQENSLFPILKEDLQLKALSHKEQKLIKILDFAEIEKNLTVVSITNTPKDREEIARAFIAKSVYNIQTTRDLIDRLKNDRTLRILCGWRYKSNIPSESKFSRVFKELSVLQIAAKTHERFVKEYLEHTIFFYNATDATKIPLRVKPVKAKKEPIPKNKRGRPKKGETPFSKKPTILQQQRTMTTTKEMLSLVSTKCGVGVKQNSKGNREVWIGGKLHISAVDGDIPITAFYSGANIHDSSVALPLMNETSQRVSYLYDLQDAGYDSNNIRDFSKKLNHRPLIDINPKNSTELKEKIELKLEEQKKFEMLNLTQSSDTHHYNQRSMVERVNKYLKEDFGCNTIYYQEATKVASVLAFGILCVCIHQSLKLLT; encoded by the coding sequence ATGAGTATATTACCAAATTTTTCTTTTAAAAATGCTTCCTCTGGATTATCAAAAATGTTGCTGAGAATTGTAAACCAAGAGAACTCTTTATTTCCTATACTCAAAGAGGATCTTCAATTAAAGGCGTTATCACATAAAGAGCAAAAGCTTATCAAGATATTAGACTTTGCAGAGATTGAGAAAAATTTAACTGTTGTATCTATTACAAACACTCCAAAGGATAGGGAAGAGATTGCACGAGCATTTATTGCAAAGAGTGTTTACAATATTCAAACAACAAGAGATTTGATTGATAGGCTAAAGAACGATAGAACCCTTAGAATATTATGTGGATGGAGATACAAAAGTAATATTCCAAGTGAGTCAAAATTTAGTAGAGTCTTTAAAGAACTTAGTGTTCTTCAAATTGCCGCAAAGACTCATGAGCGGTTTGTTAAAGAGTATCTTGAGCATACAATATTTTTTTATAATGCAACCGATGCGACAAAAATACCACTGAGAGTTAAACCTGTAAAAGCCAAAAAAGAGCCAATACCTAAGAACAAAAGAGGACGACCTAAAAAAGGAGAAACTCCTTTTTCAAAAAAGCCCACAATCCTACAACAGCAACGAACTATGACGACAACAAAGGAGATGCTTTCTTTGGTATCAACCAAGTGTGGCGTAGGGGTAAAACAGAACTCCAAAGGTAATCGTGAAGTATGGATAGGTGGCAAACTTCATATATCTGCAGTTGATGGAGATATTCCGATAACTGCTTTTTATTCAGGGGCTAATATACATGATAGTTCCGTGGCGCTGCCACTTATGAATGAGACAAGCCAAAGAGTATCATATCTTTACGATCTTCAAGATGCAGGATACGACAGCAATAACATCAGAGATTTTTCCAAAAAGCTAAATCATAGACCGCTCATTGATATCAATCCTAAAAACTCTACGGAGTTAAAAGAAAAAATAGAACTAAAACTTGAAGAACAAAAAAAATTTGAAATGCTAAACCTTACTCAAAGTTCAGATACCCATCACTACAACCAAAGAAGTATGGTTGAGAGAGTCAATAAATACCTTAAAGAAGATTTCGGATGTAATACAATTTATTATCAAGAAGCTACTAAAGTGGCTTCAGTTTTAGCATTTGGAATTCTATGTGTCTGTATCCATCAAAGTTTAAAACTTCTAACTTGA
- a CDS encoding glycosyltransferase family 2 protein — translation MKLVILLSTYNGTLYLEDFLTSLEKQTYQNWELIVRDDASSDDTLVILQKFSDKINKVSILKDRQNLGVKKSFSTLVNVALQSHEQYEYIMFADQDDIWLPDKIEKTYLKMKEFEKSYSSFPLLVHSDIRVVDKKLNVLASSFWSYQHIDPKRDQLNYLLLHNIVTGCTVMINRALAEKVKTIPHEAIMHDWWMAMVASAFGKIGYIDEPLMLYRQHGTNDTGAKNYGWGYFIKKFRERPRLDRYLIQAEMFLSMYEDKLDDNSKGMLLVLKDFNSFSKFKKIQVIIKYKLWKNGFIRNIGLLVNT, via the coding sequence ATGAAGTTGGTCATTTTACTTTCGACTTATAATGGAACGCTATATCTTGAAGATTTTTTAACTTCACTAGAAAAACAAACATATCAGAACTGGGAATTGATAGTTCGAGATGATGCTTCTAGCGATGATACACTTGTTATACTTCAAAAGTTTTCAGATAAGATAAATAAAGTATCTATTTTAAAAGATAGGCAAAATCTTGGTGTAAAAAAAAGTTTTTCAACACTTGTAAACGTAGCATTGCAATCGCACGAACAGTATGAATACATCATGTTTGCTGACCAAGATGATATATGGTTACCAGATAAAATTGAAAAAACATATCTCAAAATGAAAGAGTTTGAAAAAAGTTATTCATCATTTCCTCTTTTGGTTCATAGCGATATTCGTGTTGTTGATAAAAAGTTAAATGTGCTAGCCTCTTCTTTTTGGAGCTATCAACATATAGATCCAAAAAGAGATCAGCTCAACTATCTTTTGCTTCATAATATCGTGACAGGATGCACTGTAATGATAAATAGAGCATTGGCAGAAAAAGTGAAAACGATTCCTCATGAAGCCATTATGCATGACTGGTGGATGGCGATGGTTGCATCAGCATTTGGGAAGATAGGCTATATCGATGAACCTTTGATGCTTTATAGGCAACATGGCACCAATGACACGGGAGCTAAAAACTATGGATGGGGTTATTTTATCAAAAAGTTTAGAGAGAGACCGCGTTTAGATAGATATCTGATACAAGCAGAAATGTTCCTTTCCATGTATGAAGATAAGCTTGACGATAACTCAAAAGGAATGCTTTTAGTACTGAAGGATTTTAATAGTTTTAGCAAGTTTAAAAAGATACAAGTCATCATCAAATATAAGCTATGGAAAAATGGCTTTATCCGCAATATTGGGTTGTTGGTCAATACATGA
- a CDS encoding glycosyltransferase family 2 protein: MKIQTIIPILDPQSSFFNKTITALHVQKVKSSTLLINSGYTIPHGNFEVVKIDKTTFNHANTRNLSLKYEADFYLFMTQDAMPYDEHLIAELLKAFEDEEVVVSYARQIPYKDADAIEVFARTTNYPARSRIKFRKDLTQLGIKTFFCSDSCAMYRASYFKEVGGFKQGLNTNEDMEYAARAIMNGKKVAYVAEAKVYHSHTFTYKDIWRRYRAIGKFFKENQWILDVVSQYTKAESTGIKQAVAELKYLLKNSPLDIPRSILFSLIKYFAFKSAS, translated from the coding sequence ATGAAAATTCAAACGATCATTCCCATTCTCGACCCTCAAAGTTCTTTTTTTAATAAGACTATTACTGCTTTACATGTACAAAAAGTGAAGTCTTCCACGCTGTTAATCAACTCAGGTTATACTATACCTCATGGTAATTTTGAAGTTGTAAAGATAGATAAAACAACTTTCAACCATGCCAACACTCGTAATCTCTCATTAAAATATGAAGCAGATTTTTATCTTTTTATGACACAAGATGCAATGCCTTATGATGAACATCTTATAGCAGAACTTTTAAAAGCATTTGAAGATGAAGAGGTTGTTGTATCTTATGCAAGGCAGATTCCCTACAAAGATGCAGATGCAATAGAAGTTTTTGCAAGAACGACAAATTATCCTGCACGATCTAGGATAAAATTCAGAAAGGATCTAACACAACTTGGCATTAAAACATTTTTTTGCTCCGATAGCTGTGCGATGTACAGAGCGAGTTATTTTAAAGAAGTAGGCGGTTTTAAACAAGGGCTAAATACCAATGAAGATATGGAGTACGCAGCACGAGCCATCATGAATGGTAAAAAAGTAGCCTATGTGGCAGAAGCCAAGGTGTATCACTCGCATACCTTTACATATAAAGATATTTGGAGGCGCTATCGTGCCATAGGAAAGTTTTTCAAAGAAAATCAGTGGATATTGGATGTCGTAAGCCAGTATACAAAAGCAGAATCAACAGGTATAAAACAAGCCGTTGCTGAGCTAAAGTATTTATTAAAAAATTCTCCTTTAGATATACCACGTTCTATTCTTTTTTCTTTGATAAAATATTTTGCTTTCAAATCAGCCTCTTAA
- a CDS encoding GtrA family protein, whose protein sequence is MIASKYIIFAIFSTIINLFFQYISFAIYSGFLSLYIAMFLGTFAGLLSKYILDKRYIFYHKPKNKKDDGKKFVLYSLMGVCTTFIFWGFEMGFYIVFKYENAKYFGAVLGLSIGYMIKYFLDKKFVFKD, encoded by the coding sequence TTGATAGCTTCAAAATATATTATTTTTGCAATTTTTTCAACCATCATAAATTTATTTTTTCAATATATATCATTTGCAATATATAGCGGGTTTTTATCACTATATATCGCAATGTTCCTTGGTACATTTGCTGGACTTCTTTCTAAATATATTCTTGATAAAAGATATATTTTTTATCATAAACCTAAAAATAAAAAAGATGATGGTAAAAAGTTTGTTCTATATTCCCTTATGGGAGTTTGTACAACTTTTATATTTTGGGGATTTGAGATGGGATTTTATATTGTGTTTAAATATGAAAATGCAAAATATTTTGGTGCTGTTCTTGGTTTGAGTATTGGTTATATGATAAAGTATTTTTTAGATAAAAAATTTGTGTTTAAGGATTAA
- a CDS encoding IS3 family transposase: protein MEIKMSRKKGQSYSAEQKTKIVLELLKEEETIAQIATKYKIASQSITKWKKQFLENASLAFEPTRAAQEFKDEIKSKDEEIAELQKQLGKSVVEKEWLAKKLESSVSLNKRKTLVENELELSKTLQCKLLHISRATHYYKPVPISEQNLKIMHTIDEIATDNSEYGYRYIHQQLLEDGYNIGKDRVLKYMQLMGIQALYPTKKRLTSIKNPEHTIFPYLLKEYWSRTGKTKQIYVPAPNEVWSGDITYIRTNGGFMYLAAVIDWHTKAILAYKISNSMDATLATDVLKTALLKYPKPKIFNSDQGSQYTSYEHTQVLKQNDIQISMNGKGRSIDNIVIERFFRTLKHGNIYISDYQSIKELKEGVKNYIHKYNFKRFHSAIGYQKPMNLYLEFIKNVG from the coding sequence ATGGAGATAAAAATGAGCAGAAAAAAAGGTCAAAGTTACAGTGCAGAGCAAAAGACAAAAATAGTGTTAGAGCTCCTCAAAGAAGAAGAGACCATTGCACAAATAGCCACTAAATATAAAATAGCTTCACAATCTATCACAAAGTGGAAAAAGCAATTTTTGGAAAATGCTTCACTGGCATTTGAACCCACTCGTGCAGCGCAAGAGTTTAAAGATGAGATAAAATCTAAAGATGAAGAGATAGCTGAGCTTCAGAAACAACTGGGTAAATCCGTTGTTGAAAAGGAATGGCTAGCAAAAAAGCTAGAGAGCTCGGTCTCATTAAATAAGCGTAAAACACTTGTTGAGAACGAGCTCGAATTAAGTAAAACCCTGCAATGTAAACTTTTGCATATCAGTCGTGCCACTCATTATTATAAACCAGTGCCCATTAGTGAACAGAATTTAAAAATAATGCATACTATAGATGAGATAGCAACAGATAATTCAGAATACGGTTATCGCTATATTCATCAGCAATTGCTTGAAGATGGCTACAATATTGGAAAAGACAGAGTATTGAAGTATATGCAATTGATGGGCATACAAGCACTGTATCCAACCAAGAAGCGTCTTACAAGTATCAAAAACCCTGAGCATACCATCTTCCCATACTTACTTAAAGAGTATTGGAGTAGAACAGGTAAAACCAAACAGATATATGTTCCAGCGCCAAATGAAGTCTGGAGTGGAGACATCACTTATATTAGAACTAATGGTGGCTTTATGTATCTTGCTGCAGTGATTGATTGGCACACTAAAGCAATCCTAGCCTATAAAATTTCAAACTCAATGGATGCAACATTAGCCACTGATGTGCTTAAAACTGCACTATTAAAATATCCAAAGCCTAAAATATTCAATAGTGACCAAGGAAGCCAGTACACAAGTTATGAGCACACGCAAGTATTGAAACAAAATGATATTCAGATTTCAATGAATGGTAAAGGCAGATCAATTGATAATATTGTGATAGAGAGATTTTTTAGAACTCTTAAACATGGTAATATTTATATCAGTGACTATCAATCTATTAAGGAGTTAAAAGAAGGTGTAAAAAACTACATCCATAAATATAATTTTAAGAGATTTCATTCAGCGATTGGCTATCAAAAACCTATGAATCTGTATCTTGAATTTATAAAAAATGTAGGGTAA
- a CDS encoding SDR family oxidoreductase — protein MSYVLIIGAKSDIAKAVAREYAKNGYDLYLAARNVSELEGFKKDIEIRSNRQVELKEFDIVAFDSHQAFYDALEPKPLGVIVVAGYMVDQKVAENSLVDSLNTLHVNFTGCVSLLNVIANDFEKQKSGFIVGISSVAGDRGRKANYIYGSAKAGFSAYLSGLRNRLHVSGVQVLTVKPGFVNTKMTEGLDLPAKLTAEPEDVAHDIFRAQQKGKDVLYTKCIWKLIMLVIKHIPEFIFKKMSI, from the coding sequence ATGAGTTATGTATTGATTATCGGGGCAAAAAGTGACATTGCAAAAGCAGTCGCACGCGAGTATGCAAAAAATGGGTATGACCTTTATCTAGCAGCTAGAAATGTTTCAGAACTTGAAGGGTTTAAAAAAGATATCGAGATACGCAGCAATCGTCAAGTAGAATTGAAAGAATTTGACATAGTTGCATTTGACTCGCATCAAGCTTTTTATGATGCTCTTGAGCCTAAACCTTTAGGCGTCATCGTTGTAGCTGGCTATATGGTTGATCAAAAAGTAGCAGAAAATAGCTTAGTAGATTCTCTTAATACCTTACATGTAAACTTTACAGGATGTGTCAGTTTACTTAATGTCATAGCCAATGACTTTGAAAAGCAAAAAAGTGGATTTATCGTAGGTATTAGTTCAGTTGCAGGAGACCGTGGAAGAAAAGCAAACTATATTTATGGGAGTGCCAAGGCGGGCTTTAGTGCGTATCTAAGTGGTCTTCGCAATCGATTACATGTAAGCGGTGTGCAAGTATTGACTGTTAAGCCAGGATTTGTCAATACTAAGATGACAGAAGGACTTGATTTGCCCGCAAAGTTAACAGCAGAGCCAGAAGATGTGGCTCACGATATCTTTAGGGCACAACAAAAAGGTAAAGATGTACTCTATACCAAATGCATTTGGAAGCTTATTATGCTTGTTATCAAACATATTCCAGAATTTATATTTAAAAAAATGAGTATTTAA
- a CDS encoding exopolysaccharide biosynthesis polyprenyl glycosylphosphotransferase — MRYFLLKFIISLVFLTANLYFSFVIADIFLDMDSNYPILNYSWMIVIYMLGYFYMRLMTNRMVTVNAITLSLKANFFALSIILIIIAILKLNDITSRMVICIFYLLNNFNALWSYYLKKVFFRYKFFRQPILVICDHKGLENIQSWFAIGNPFGYDIKEIINVTLLPLESVNREIDRIIENSNYDSVVIDLESNTIFDLNSLVNHIQRRVRKVIVLPKMSKISIINGELISSIHHKGMAFYIKNNLLSPLDQIIKRGFDICVASIGLILLSPFLIWLYSLVYTATKGHPIFSHERIGFGGRKFKVFKFRTMYLDADERLELLLESCDESKEEWEKDFKLKNDPRITRIGQFLRKTSLDELPQLWNVLKGEMSLVGPRPITEAEIQKYGEYFEYFIAVTPGITGLWQVSGRNDVEYNERVQLDVWYVRNWSVELDLQILIKTILVVLGRKGSY; from the coding sequence GTGCGATATTTTTTACTTAAATTTATAATAAGTCTTGTTTTTTTAACAGCCAATCTCTATTTTTCATTTGTCATTGCAGATATTTTTTTAGATATGGATTCGAATTATCCTATATTGAATTATAGCTGGATGATTGTGATTTATATGCTAGGGTATTTTTACATGCGGTTGATGACAAATCGTATGGTAACGGTAAATGCTATTACCTTATCCCTCAAAGCAAATTTTTTCGCTTTATCGATCATTTTAATTATCATAGCTATTTTAAAACTTAATGATATAACATCTAGAATGGTTATATGTATTTTTTATCTACTTAATAATTTTAATGCACTATGGTCGTATTATCTTAAAAAAGTTTTTTTCAGATACAAATTTTTTAGGCAACCTATCCTTGTTATTTGTGATCATAAAGGATTAGAAAATATCCAATCATGGTTTGCAATAGGCAATCCTTTTGGTTATGATATTAAAGAGATCATTAATGTTACTTTACTTCCTTTGGAAAGTGTTAATAGAGAGATAGATCGAATAATCGAAAATAGTAATTACGATTCTGTGGTCATCGATTTAGAGAGCAATACGATTTTTGATTTAAATAGTTTAGTCAATCACATTCAACGTCGTGTTCGAAAAGTGATTGTCCTTCCAAAAATGTCTAAAATATCTATTATCAATGGAGAGCTTATTAGTTCTATTCATCATAAGGGTATGGCATTTTATATTAAAAATAATCTTTTGAGCCCGCTGGATCAAATCATTAAGCGAGGATTTGATATCTGTGTAGCTTCAATAGGACTTATTCTTTTATCTCCTTTTCTTATTTGGCTTTATAGTTTAGTTTATACTGCAACTAAAGGGCATCCTATCTTTTCACACGAACGCATAGGCTTTGGTGGACGAAAATTTAAAGTCTTTAAATTTAGAACCATGTATCTTGATGCGGATGAACGTTTAGAATTATTATTAGAATCGTGTGATGAGAGTAAAGAGGAGTGGGAAAAAGACTTTAAACTTAAAAATGATCCACGTATAACAAGGATTGGTCAGTTTCTGCGAAAAACATCTTTGGATGAACTACCACAACTATGGAATGTTTTAAAGGGCGAGATGTCTTTGGTAGGGCCAAGACCTATCACAGAAGCAGAAATACAAAAATATGGAGAATATTTTGAGTATTTTATAGCTGTAACACCAGGGATTACCGGCTTATGGCAGGTTAGTGGGCGCAATGATGTCGAATATAATGAAAGAGTTCAACTTGATGTCTGGTATGTGCGCAATTGGTCGGTAGAGCTTGATTTACAGATACTCATTAAAACTATTTTAGTCGTCTTAGGAAGAAAGGGAAGTTACTAA
- a CDS encoding decaprenyl-phosphate phosphoribosyltransferase yields the protein MTNILSLMRLHQWIKNIFLFAPLFFTFNFQSESFLDVTLGFTIFCLAASSIYILNDYKDILEDQVHPTKKNRPLASGAVSKHSAISLMVVLSFIAVYGGFVLSPSFLAIVILYMLLNIAYTFKLKHISILDISIISIGFVLRVYAGATLINNTPSMWIVLVTFVLALFLALAKRRDDCLLSLEGKKTRKNIDGYNLEMVNAAMTLMAGVTVVSYIMYTVSPEVITRLGTHNLYLTSFFVVIGILRYMQLTFVEHNSGSPTKLVLKDRFLQLVLVGWLSSFYLIAKIFN from the coding sequence ATGACTAACATATTGTCTTTAATGCGTCTTCACCAATGGATAAAAAATATTTTTTTATTTGCGCCACTTTTTTTTACGTTTAATTTTCAAAGTGAAAGTTTTTTGGATGTCACTTTAGGGTTTACAATATTTTGTTTAGCGGCCAGTAGCATTTATATTTTAAATGACTATAAAGACATTCTCGAAGATCAAGTGCATCCAACAAAAAAAAATAGACCACTTGCAAGTGGTGCTGTGTCAAAACACTCTGCTATTAGCTTAATGGTTGTTCTTTCTTTTATTGCCGTTTATGGTGGATTTGTATTGTCTCCATCTTTTTTAGCAATAGTTATTCTCTACATGCTTTTAAATATTGCCTATACATTCAAGCTTAAGCATATTTCTATTTTAGATATTTCTATTATCTCTATTGGATTTGTTTTGAGGGTCTATGCAGGAGCTACTCTGATAAACAATACTCCATCAATGTGGATCGTTTTAGTCACATTCGTTTTGGCTTTATTTTTAGCGTTAGCCAAAAGGAGGGATGATTGTTTACTCTCCCTTGAGGGTAAAAAAACACGAAAAAATATTGATGGGTACAATCTCGAGATGGTCAATGCCGCAATGACGCTTATGGCTGGCGTTACAGTGGTCTCTTACATTATGTACACGGTTTCGCCAGAAGTAATCACAAGGCTTGGTACACACAATTTATATCTGACATCTTTTTTTGTCGTCATTGGGATACTGCGTTACATGCAACTCACATTTGTAGAACATAATAGCGGTAGTCCAACAAAACTTGTTTTGAAAGATCGTTTTTTACAATTAGTTTTGGTTGGATGGCTATCAAGTTTTTATCTCATTGCTAAGATTTTCAATTGA
- a CDS encoding FAD-binding oxidoreductase — protein MNLISWGMYPLIKNKSFSLKDEKSLQNYCEKTEQMIPFGYGRSYGDSALAENIVYCKPYNYFLGFDKNEGIVHCQSGVLLTEILEAFVPKGWFLKVTPGTKLITVGGAIASDVHGKNHHVEGCFSECVQEMRIMLANGEIVTCNKGDELFLATCGGMGLTGIILDAKVSLKKINSKNIDQITIKTKNLKETFDAFEKYAHMPYSVAWIDCLAKGDNIGKCLLMVGDFAHDGDLNFQKKKKLNIPFMFPSFALNNLSVKAFNWLYYKKSPLGESHQKVDIDTFFYPLDAINNWNRIYGKGGFTQYQFILPKEVSYEGLKEILGAIAESGKGSFLAVLKLYGKANANYLSFPMEGYSLALDFKIEKGLFELLDKLDQIVLRFGGRIYLTKDVRVSKETFEKGYPMIEKFRAFRKENGMDKKFHSLQSKRVGI, from the coding sequence ATGAATCTAATAAGTTGGGGTATGTACCCTCTCATTAAAAATAAAAGTTTTAGTTTAAAAGATGAAAAGAGTTTACAAAACTATTGTGAAAAAACAGAACAAATGATTCCTTTTGGTTATGGTAGAAGCTATGGTGATAGTGCTTTGGCTGAAAATATTGTTTATTGTAAACCTTATAACTATTTTCTAGGTTTCGATAAAAACGAAGGAATAGTGCATTGTCAAAGCGGCGTATTGCTTACTGAGATATTGGAGGCTTTTGTTCCTAAAGGATGGTTTCTTAAAGTCACTCCAGGTACCAAGCTTATTACGGTTGGTGGCGCAATTGCAAGTGACGTACATGGCAAAAACCACCATGTTGAAGGGTGTTTTAGCGAATGTGTCCAAGAAATGCGAATTATGTTAGCCAATGGTGAAATCGTTACATGTAACAAAGGAGATGAGCTCTTTTTGGCCACTTGTGGAGGTATGGGATTAACAGGTATCATTTTAGATGCCAAAGTCTCTCTGAAAAAGATTAATTCTAAAAATATTGATCAAATAACTATTAAAACAAAGAATCTTAAAGAAACGTTTGATGCATTTGAAAAATATGCTCATATGCCCTATTCTGTTGCATGGATTGATTGTTTAGCCAAAGGTGACAATATAGGTAAATGTTTATTGATGGTTGGAGATTTTGCTCATGATGGAGATCTAAATTTTCAAAAGAAAAAAAAGCTTAATATTCCGTTCATGTTCCCTTCTTTTGCGCTTAACAATTTAAGTGTTAAAGCGTTTAACTGGCTTTACTATAAAAAATCTCCATTAGGAGAGTCTCATCAAAAAGTAGATATCGATACCTTCTTTTATCCACTAGATGCTATAAATAACTGGAATCGCATCTATGGTAAAGGTGGATTTACTCAGTACCAATTTATCTTACCAAAAGAGGTTAGTTATGAGGGGCTTAAGGAGATTTTAGGAGCCATCGCGGAGAGTGGGAAAGGCTCTTTCTTGGCTGTGTTAAAGCTTTACGGTAAAGCCAATGCCAACTATCTTTCCTTTCCTATGGAAGGGTATAGCTTAGCGCTTGACTTTAAGATCGAGAAAGGATTGTTTGAGCTACTGGATAAACTTGATCAAATTGTTTTGAGGTTTGGTGGTAGAATCTACCTAACAAAAGATGTGAGAGTTTCTAAAGAGACATTTGAAAAAGGTTACCCGATGATAGAAAAATTTAGAGCATTTCGAAAAGAAAATGGCATGGATAAAAAGTTTCATTCGTTACAAAGTAAGAGGGTAGGCATATGA
- a CDS encoding HAD-IB family hydrolase codes for MKIAFFDFDGTITTDDSLLKFIRFVVGNFKFIQGLTVLSPVLFLYKLKVIPNYKAKQMMLSYFFKGMSEKSFIEVAKKYSLEHIDSIVREDAMKQIQWHHTNGHKVVVVSASLECWLHPWCEKNGLELIGTRLEVLDGIITGRLLTKNCYGIEKVNRIKSQYNLEEYEYIYAYGDSRGDREMLELAQKKAYKPFR; via the coding sequence ATGAAGATAGCCTTTTTTGATTTTGATGGAACCATTACAACAGATGATAGCTTATTAAAGTTTATTCGATTTGTTGTGGGAAATTTTAAATTTATACAGGGGTTGACAGTGCTTTCTCCTGTACTTTTTTTGTACAAACTAAAAGTCATTCCAAATTATAAAGCTAAACAAATGATGCTTTCATACTTTTTTAAAGGGATGAGTGAAAAGTCTTTTATCGAAGTTGCTAAAAAATATTCATTAGAACACATAGATAGCATTGTGAGAGAAGATGCTATGAAACAAATCCAATGGCACCATACCAATGGACATAAAGTGGTTGTGGTTTCCGCATCACTGGAATGCTGGCTGCATCCTTGGTGTGAGAAAAATGGCTTAGAACTCATTGGAACAAGATTAGAAGTGCTAGATGGCATCATAACAGGTAGGTTGCTCACAAAAAACTGCTATGGCATTGAAAAGGTCAATCGCATAAAGTCACAATACAATCTTGAAGAATATGAATATATTTATGCTTATGGTGACAGTCGTGGGGATAGGGAAATGCTAGAATTAGCTCAAAAAAAAGCGTATAAACCTTTTCGATGA
- the murD gene encoding UDP-N-acetylmuramoyl-L-alanine--D-glutamate ligase: MITLFGHGKTTKAIAKRFAGQCQIFDDNFTCKATDAFGNLLLPPSEFDPNASSVEIPSPGFPAHHPLIQKALHVTSEYDFFKESMPFSIWISGTNGKTTTTQMCEFLLQKQGAQAGGNIGTPLAELSANAPIWILETSSFTFHYTKVTAPDIYLLLPIKPDHLTWHGSMEAYIEAKLSPLARMREGSVAILPKAYANVKTLAHVIAYNTEEDLAAQMGIDIAKINFRTPFLLDAVLATCAQKILLDTVDYELLNTFKIDHYKIEEFYDKQGRLWVDDSKGTNVDATIEALKRYKNDEILIVLGGDDKGVDLQELFDFMKPLHVTIFAIGTNTERLASFAEKEGIQLHKCFVIEEAMKQIHAVHTIKTVALLSPAAASLDQFKSYAHRGDRFKELALA; encoded by the coding sequence ATGATAACACTATTCGGACACGGAAAAACAACCAAAGCTATTGCAAAACGCTTTGCGGGGCAATGTCAAATTTTTGACGACAACTTTACATGTAAAGCAACAGACGCGTTTGGTAACCTCTTGTTACCTCCTTCAGAATTCGATCCTAACGCGAGTAGCGTTGAGATCCCAAGCCCTGGTTTCCCAGCGCATCACCCCTTAATCCAAAAAGCACTTCACGTTACCAGTGAATACGATTTTTTTAAAGAGTCAATGCCTTTTAGTATTTGGATCAGTGGAACGAACGGTAAAACAACCACAACGCAAATGTGCGAGTTTCTCTTGCAAAAACAAGGTGCACAGGCAGGTGGTAATATCGGTACACCCCTAGCAGAACTCAGCGCCAATGCTCCCATTTGGATTTTAGAAACCAGTTCTTTTACGTTTCACTACACGAAAGTCACCGCTCCTGACATCTATCTTCTGCTTCCTATCAAACCAGACCATTTAACATGGCATGGAAGTATGGAAGCGTACATTGAGGCAAAACTTTCACCGCTTGCTCGTATGCGCGAAGGCAGTGTCGCGATCCTTCCTAAAGCCTATGCAAACGTTAAAACACTGGCACACGTCATTGCGTATAACACAGAAGAAGATTTGGCAGCACAGATGGGTATAGATATTGCAAAAATAAACTTTAGAACACCATTTTTACTCGATGCAGTCCTCGCGACATGCGCACAAAAAATTCTTCTAGACACCGTCGATTATGAACTTCTGAATACGTTTAAAATTGATCATTACAAAATTGAAGAGTTTTACGATAAACAAGGACGCCTTTGGGTTGATGACTCCAAAGGAACCAATGTTGATGCCACGATAGAAGCGCTCAAACGCTATAAAAATGACGAAATCCTCATTGTCCTAGGTGGCGATGACAAAGGCGTTGATTTGCAAGAGTTATTTGATTTCATGAAGCCTTTACATGTAACCATTTTTGCTATTGGTACAAACACAGAAAGACTGGCCTCTTTTGCCGAAAAAGAAGGTATACAACTTCACAAATGCTTTGTTATTGAAGAAGCCATGAAACAAATTCATGCCGTTCATACTATCAAAACGGTAGCCCTACTTTCTCCTGCAGCTGCTAGTTTAGATCAATTCAAATCCTACGCACACAGAGGCGATCGTTTTAAAGAGTTGGCACTCGCTTAG